One segment of Rhodothermales bacterium DNA contains the following:
- a CDS encoding putative toxin-antitoxin system toxin component, PIN family has protein sequence MMRVVLDTNVLVAAFKSRDGASFRVLELLEGAAELTPCVSVPLVLEYEATLRRFMGQDDWRIEPFLDYLCEIGEKREIYFLWRPFLRDAGDEMVLEVAVGAGVEAIVTHNVRDFAGVDEHFGIAVLTPGTLLQELEDRK, from the coding sequence ATGATGCGGGTTGTTCTGGATACCAATGTCCTTGTGGCTGCGTTCAAGTCCCGGGACGGGGCTTCGTTCCGAGTCCTTGAACTACTGGAGGGAGCGGCTGAGCTGACGCCCTGTGTGTCGGTGCCGCTAGTACTCGAGTATGAGGCGACCCTCAGGCGCTTTATGGGCCAAGACGACTGGAGGATCGAGCCCTTCCTGGATTACCTGTGTGAGATCGGCGAGAAGCGGGAGATTTACTTCCTGTGGCGACCGTTTCTTCGCGATGCTGGAGACGAGATGGTGCTGGAAGTGGCCGTCGGCGCGGGAGTGGAAGCGATAGTCACTCACAACGTGCGTGACTTCGCCGGAGTCGACGAGCACTTCGGGATCGCTGTCCTGACGCCCGGAACCCTGCTCCAAGAGTTGGAGGATCGAAAATGA